The DNA region TACGGTCTTAAAGAAAAGGATGTCTATCCGATAAAAACTTATATTGACTACGGATTGGAAAAAGAGACAAAAGAAGAAGAATACAAAGTTGACCCATTTGCTTCAGTCATAGAATATCTCGGCTCAATGAAAGAGGGAGAACAGGTGTGGATTCAGATTTTAATCCAAGCTCACAAAAAAGAGGGCTTGAGAGAGGGACGATTATTTAAAAAACAGAATTGGAAAAATGAGGCCCAAAAAGAGATACAAAAAATACAAGCAGACATGATGCTTGATTCAGCTCACATGAGAATGATGACGGAGATGGAAAAAGAAAAGATAACGGCAATTGAAAGAAGTTTGGGTAAATTTGCCTTTGACTGCATGATAAGAGCTTTTTACATCAGTAAAAAAGAGTCCTTTAACGAAATTGCAATACCTGGTCTCATAGGTAGCATAAGGCAATATAATTCAAACAACCTGAACGGCTTTCAGCTCGGACTATATACCGACCACACCGACAATGAAAAAGATTGGATAAATATTGGAAGTATTTTTTTTCCGCCTTTAAATAAAATGATGGACAAAAGGAGGTCAAAACTGGAATACCAAATGCTTGAAGCATATAAGATGAGATCGTTTTTCCAACCTCCATATAAAAATTACCGCACCAAGCCATTTATCCTAACAACCGAAGAACTCGCAACCATATATCATTTCCCAGGCAAAATCGCTTCCACCCCAACCTTATCAAGAATTGGCTCACGTAAAGCCAAACCGCCACCAAATTTGCCAGTCTAAGATGCAAATCAACAATCTCAAACAATTAAAAGAGAGAGTGAAATTATCTATTAAAAACTTTTTAAATCGATATTTTTCTGCTTGGCGAAAAAAGAAAACAAAATTCGTCATAGCGCATTTTGGTATTTTGGCTTTGGTCGCTTTTTTATTTTTCTTCAATGCTTTTTTTGCCGCACCAACAAACTTTCCAGAGTCATCAATTTTTTCTGTTCAAGGTGGCGAAACTTTAAACCGAATATCTTTTGGTCTTCAAGAAGAAAACATTGTCAAATCAGCTTTTTGGTTTAGAAACGCCGCGATCCTACTAAGGGGGGAGAGAGGAATTAAATCCGGCGAATACTTTTTCAACCAGCCAGAAAACGCTTTTGAGGTTGCAAAAAGATTAAGAGACGGGGACTTCGGATTATCACCAATCAGAATTACGATTCCCGAAGGGTTAAATGTTTTTGAAATAGCAGAAATTCTGGCCACAGAACTTCCAGAATTTGATAAACACCATTTCGTAAAAACAGCACAAGAAAGTGAGGGGTTTTTATTTCCGGATACCTATTTTTTACCGCCAAATGCAAAAGTTGAGTTGATAATAGACGTAATGCAAAGAAATTTTCAGCAAAGAATTTCAAAGATAGAAGATATGCTAAAAGATTTCGGCAAGCCGATAGAGGAAATCATCAGCTTGGCCTCGATAGTAGAGACCGAGGCCAGAGATCCGGAAACTCGGCGTATCATTTCCGGTATACTTTGGCGCCGACTTGAAATCGGCATGCCACTTCAAGTCGATGTGACCTTCAAATATATAAACGGAAAAAATACTTACCAACTGACAAGCGAGGATTTAAAGATAGATTCACCATACAACACTTATGTCTACGCCGGTCTACCACCGACCCCGATTGCCAACCCCAGCATCGACGCGATTTTGGCGGCAATTGAACCGGTTGAGACAAAATTCTTGTATTTTTTGTCTGACAAACTCGGTAATATGTATTACGCTGCGACTCATGAAGAACATGTTTTAAACAAAAGAAAATATTTAAATTTACAATAATTTAAAATGACAAAAATTTTAAAAGCAGACAGACGGTTGGAAGATTT from Candidatus Paceibacterota bacterium includes:
- the mltG gene encoding endolytic transglycosylase MltG, whose protein sequence is MQINNLKQLKERVKLSIKNFLNRYFSAWRKKKTKFVIAHFGILALVAFLFFFNAFFAAPTNFPESSIFSVQGGETLNRISFGLQEENIVKSAFWFRNAAILLRGERGIKSGEYFFNQPENAFEVAKRLRDGDFGLSPIRITIPEGLNVFEIAEILATELPEFDKHHFVKTAQESEGFLFPDTYFLPPNAKVELIIDVMQRNFQQRISKIEDMLKDFGKPIEEIISLASIVETEARDPETRRIISGILWRRLEIGMPLQVDVTFKYINGKNTYQLTSEDLKIDSPYNTYVYAGLPPTPIANPSIDAILAAIEPVETKFLYFLSDKLGNMYYAATHEEHVLNKRKYLNLQ